From a region of the Mycobacteroides saopaulense genome:
- a CDS encoding condensation domain-containing protein: MRIGTITVGALGEWTLSPGSVTSWHPTPTAAEKARQAPVSSVPVSYMQSQHLRNYYERDTAGLNFSRQIIASCDVPGNCDIAAMDHALNAYLRRHDTFRSWFERTEDGDFVRHSITDPDDIEFAPVTQGHMTVDEIRNHVIDIPSPLEWGCFTFGIIQSENHFTFFAAMDHVHGDATLIGTTMMEANGMYSALSGGGQALTLPDAGSFDDFCTREREFTSTLTLDSPGVQAWIDFAENNNGTFPEFPLPLGNPSESTSSTMTSLSLMNPEQTDRFESACGAAGSRFVGGLFACLGLVEHEFTGAVTYYGLTPRDSRTASDNFMTQGWFTGLIPITVPIAATSFNDAAYAAQSAFDSSLDMARVPYYRVLELAPWLKWPEPNFPVSNFFHGGAAPLNAILAAGELGLADNIGIYPDGRFSYQLTIYIFRYGEGTAMAIMHPDNPIAEKSALRYMEAMKSVCVRVADSGHWGRVA, from the coding sequence TTGCGCATAGGCACGATAACGGTTGGCGCACTTGGTGAATGGACGTTGAGTCCGGGCTCCGTCACCTCGTGGCACCCCACCCCCACGGCCGCCGAGAAGGCCCGGCAGGCACCTGTGAGTTCGGTGCCAGTCAGCTACATGCAGAGCCAGCATCTCCGGAATTACTACGAGCGCGACACTGCGGGACTGAACTTTTCACGGCAGATCATTGCCAGCTGTGACGTTCCTGGGAATTGTGACATCGCCGCCATGGACCACGCACTCAACGCGTACCTGCGCCGCCACGACACGTTCCGCAGCTGGTTCGAGCGCACCGAAGACGGCGATTTCGTCAGGCATTCGATCACCGATCCGGACGACATCGAATTCGCCCCTGTAACGCAAGGGCATATGACTGTCGATGAGATACGTAACCACGTCATCGACATACCGAGTCCACTGGAATGGGGGTGCTTCACCTTCGGAATCATCCAGAGCGAGAACCACTTCACGTTCTTTGCTGCCATGGATCATGTGCATGGCGATGCGACGCTGATCGGCACCACGATGATGGAAGCCAACGGGATGTACTCCGCATTGAGCGGAGGCGGCCAGGCCCTCACGCTTCCCGACGCCGGCAGTTTCGACGACTTCTGTACTCGCGAGCGCGAATTCACGTCGACGTTGACCTTGGACTCCCCGGGCGTCCAGGCCTGGATCGACTTTGCCGAGAACAACAACGGCACCTTCCCCGAGTTCCCACTCCCGCTCGGCAATCCGTCGGAATCGACCAGCAGCACCATGACTTCGCTGTCGCTGATGAACCCGGAGCAGACCGATCGATTCGAGTCCGCCTGCGGGGCCGCCGGCTCACGGTTCGTCGGCGGTCTGTTCGCCTGCCTCGGTCTGGTCGAACACGAATTCACCGGGGCCGTCACGTATTACGGGCTCACGCCGAGAGATTCCCGCACAGCTAGCGACAACTTCATGACGCAAGGCTGGTTTACCGGGCTTATTCCGATCACCGTTCCGATCGCGGCAACCTCCTTCAACGATGCCGCCTACGCGGCGCAGAGCGCGTTCGATTCGAGTCTGGACATGGCTCGGGTGCCGTACTACCGGGTGCTGGAACTGGCGCCGTGGCTGAAGTGGCCGGAACCGAATTTTCCGGTGTCGAACTTCTTCCACGGTGGCGCCGCACCGCTCAACGCGATCCTCGCGGCGGGCGAGTTGGGCCTTGCCGACAACATCGGCATCTATCCGGACGGCCGGTTCTCCTACCAGCTGACCATCTACATATTCCGGTACGGCGAGGGCACGGCGATGGCGATCATGCATCCCGACAACCCGATCGCCGAGAAGTCGGCTCTGCGCTACATGGAGGCGATGAAGTCAGTGTGCGTGCGAGTCGCGGACAGCGGGCACTGGGGACGCGTCGCGTAG